Sequence from the Chthonomonas sp. genome:
GTGGAGGGACCACTCGCAACCTGAGTCTGCATCGCCTGAGCCCGGAGCCGATTCATCTCCGCGGTCGCTTCAGCAATGAGCGAATGCTCTTCCCCGCGAGTTCGGGCGATGCGACGATCCCAAAGGTAGAGGATCGGCGCCGCGTTGAAGATCGACGAGTACGTTCCCGAGAGGATGCCGGTGAGCATCACCACGCAGAAGAACTTCAAGTCGATCGTGGGCGTTCCCATGATGACCAAGATCAAGAGCGTGACGATAACGGTCATCGACGTATTGATCGAGCGGGCAATGCTCTGGGTAATCGACCGGTTGCACAGGTTGCCAAAGTCTTCACCCTTCATCGGCTTGCGAAGATTCTCACGAATACGGTCGAAGATGACGATCGTATCGTGTACGGAGAACCCGATAACGGTGAGCATCGAGGTGATGAACAGCGCGCTCAATTCCCACCCGGCAAAGAATCCCATGATGGCCGCCACGCCGAGCACGACGAAGATGTCGTGAACGAGGGCCAGGATCGCCGACATGCCGAACTTCAGTCCGTTGTGGAATCCGCCCATGCTCAAGCCGAAGCGGAGCGCGAGATAAAACACGATGAGCGCCGACGAGATGATCACCGCAAGAATCGCGTTACGGATCGACTCTTGCTGTACGGCGGGGCCGACGCTGGTGATACTCGTGACCGGGAGTTTCGTGACCACACCCGCTGCTTGTGCGAGCGTGTTGTACGCGCCCGGGTCGTTCGACTTGAGCTTGTCGCTTGGCGGCACGGTGATCGCCACGTACTTCTCGCCCTTGTCGGTCGTAATCTTGGCGTTGCTACCCTTGAATCCCGCCGTCTCTAGGTTCTTGACCACCTCTGGCGTCGTTGCCCCTGCCTGGAGCTTGTACACCGCCTCAAAGCCGCCTTGGAACTCGACGTTCGGCTTGAGACCGCCCAGGAACACAAAGATGAGTCCCGGGATGATCGTCAGCAGCGAAATCATGAAGTAGCGCCGAGAGTTGTTCACGACCTGCAGCGGCTTCTCGTGCGCCGTCGCCTCCAGCTTCTCGCCGAACCATCCGCGCTCAGCGGCGAAGAGCTTCTCGCTCTTGACGATGCCCGAGCTCACGAAGAAGACGAGCAACGAGCGTGTAATCGTCACGGCGGTGAAGAGCGAAATCGCAACACCAATGACGAGCGTCGTGGCAAATCCCTTGACGGGTCCTTGACCCAGTTGCATGAGAACGAGCGAGGTCAGGATCGTACAAGCGTTGGAGTCGATGATCGCGGGCAGAGCTCGTTTGAATCCGAGCTCGACCGCGGTCATCAGCGACCGACCATCGCGCATCTCTTCCTTCACGCGTTCGAAAACGAGGATGTTTGCGTCAACCGCCATGCCGACGGACAGAATAAAACCAGCAATTGCGGCGAGCGAGAAGGTCGCGTTCAGCATCTTCATCGCCGTGATCGTGAATAGCACGTACAGACACAGCGCGATGAGGGCGACGAACCCTGGGAAGAAGTAATAGATGATCAAGAACAGCGCGGTGAACGCGAAGGCCGCGATACCGGCAGTGATCATTTGGCTCAGCGCGAACTTGCCGATCGTTGGGTCCACGACCTGGCTCGAAGTCTCCTCGAGCTCGACCGGCAGCGCACCGGCGTTCAGCAGCGATACCAGGTTATTGGCGTAGCTCGCGGTGAATTGGCCCGTAAGCACTGCGTGATCGGATAGGATGGCGTCACGCTGGACCGGAGCGATATTGAGGACTTTGCCATCCAAGACGAACGCAACGTTTTCCTGTTGGCCGCTGAATTGGCGGCTCCAAGCTTCGAGCTTACGCGCACCCTCCGATGAGAAGTTGAACATCGGTGTGACGCTGTTGTTTGGTCCGATCTCAACCATCGCCTTGGCGAGGTCGGTGCCTTCCAAAATCAGGGTCCACCCCTTGATCATGTTGAGGTACTCGGGATCGCCCGGCTTCAGGATTCGGTTCTGTGGATCGTTGCGCTTGGAGAAAGTCTGGACAGGGTCCGTGGTCGCGTCGTCTCGGCCGGCAATCACGTAGTCGCGAAACTTGATTCGCTCCGTGACAACGTTCTTCGCATGGTAGAGCTTGATGCTCGCCGTGCTGCTCATCGTCTGGCGGGCCATCTCAGCGTCCGTGAAGTTCGGGAGTTCGACGATCATCTCGTCCTCACCCTTGCGCTGCACGTTGCCTTCGACGACGCCCAGCGAAGCCGAGGCACGACCACTCATGATGGTCTGCAGATTGTCCATGATCACGGGCAGGTTCCTGCGCTGATCTTCGGTGAGTTCCTTGACCTTGTACGTCAGGCGGACGCCGCCCTTGATGTCCAGGCCAAACTTGTAGTCGTACGCAGGCTGCTTGTACAGCCAACCCGAGAGCGCAGCGAGCGCAAGAACGACGACTAGAAAAAGATATCCCTTGTTTCCTGATTGCAAAGAATTCGCCTCCCTGGCGATGCCAGACTCGCCCGATTCTACCCGAGCACCGGCTCCCAACCCGACCAGTCTCCCAAGTACAAGACCTCTTCCTCAAGCTCGGCACCGTACTCCTCGAACACACGCTTACGAGCCAGCGATGCTAGACTCCGAATGTCCGAGGCGGTCGCCCCCGCGACGTTTAGCATGAAGTTCGCATGTCGGGTGGCGAACATCGCGCCGCCGAGTCGGTGGCCCGCGAGCTTTGCTTCCTGGATCAGATAGCCTGCAGGCACCAACCCAATCTTCTTTAAGTTGGGCGGGAGCGTCTCCAAACGCTCGGCAAGCGCTGCATCGTGAACGTTCTTGAAGAAGCTCCCGGCGCTGGCTGGTGGCGGCTGCTTGCCGATCCGCTGGCGCTGGTAATCGCGGGCCTCATCGTAGATCGCCTTCGGATCGCCGGGCTCAAGCTTCATCCGGATCTGGAGCAACGTGCAACGCACGGGGTCCGGGCGTCGCAATCTCGAGTCCCGGTAACTGAACTCCATCCACGACGGATCAACCCACTGCTGCACCCCCTCGAATACGATCTCGATCCCGGTCAAAAACTCGCTGATGTTGCTTCGATACGCTCCCGCATTGCTCACCAGCGCGCCGCCGACTGTCCCTGGGATTCCCACCGCGTACTCGAGTCCCTTCAGACCAGCCTGCGCCGTCTTGAGGAACAGTTCCTGGAACCCAACTCCCGAGTCGCACTGGACGTCGCCAGCCGGAGTCAGCTCAATGTTTGAGGTCGAATTCTGAAGAACGAAACCCGGGACGCCTGCATCGCTCGGTAGCACGTTACTCCCCCAACCCAACGTCGTCACTTCGAGATCGTGCGACTGCGCCCAGATCGCCATGTCGGCCAAGTCCGCGAGGCTAAAAGCACGAGCGAACTTCGCTGCCCGGCCACCGGCGCGCAGCGTCGTGCACGAGTGGAGGGAGACGTTCTCCCGGATGTCGAGCATCACGCGGGGGGCGCCCCGAACGCACTCTTAGGCAGGGAGATGCTCGGAGCGACCAAGTACTTCGGCACCAACACCATCGGGTCGGTCCACTCAAGCTCGGACCACACTTCCCCACACCGCTCCGCCAAAGGATACGTCGGCTCTGCCACCTCGGGTCCGTACCCCACCGCTCCATCCGGAAACTCCGTGACGAACAGCGGTTGCTGGCCGGGCAGCACCGAGAACCACTCTCCGCGCTTATTCGGCAAGACGACAGCCCGTTGGGCCGACACCAACCGGTAGCTGGGAACTCCCGCCACTTGTACTCCCCGCAGAACGCCCCACGTCTTCGCCATCATCACGCCGACACGAACCCCAGTAAAACTGCCTGGCCCCGTATCCGCAATGAAGCCCTCTACACCCTCCAGCGTCGGGCAGACCGACGGCATCATTTCCATGAGGGCTGCGCCGGCGGATCGGGGTGCGTGCCGATGCGCAGCGGCCAGACACTGGCCATCGGGCGAGAACAGGGCGAGGCTTGCGACTGGAGAGGAAGTACTGATCGCAAGAATCAAGTTCGAGGCTCCAAGAGCAATCCCTGAAGCAACGACTCCCACAACTTCTGCTGCTCTTTGGTCAGTGCGGCAGTCGCGACCCGGCTCCGGACCGCCCAGTAGGTGTCGCCTCGCTCCCCGGTCGCAAGTAACTCAACGACTGCACCGCTTTCCAGGGAGCCTAGGCGAGTCACCACGTTTACGAGCGCGCCCGCAGAAGACGTGAACGGCTTGCGGTCCTCGCGCCGGTCGATGGTTTTGAACTCGCCGATCGTGCTACCGCTCATCTTCGTCAGCTTGTCCGCGGGCTTGGCAGAATCGAGGACTGAAAGCGGCTCTAGTGTGATCGTCGAGGGCCACTGAGGATGGCGCAGTGCAAACCCATCGCCCTCAACTTCGAGGGTCCATGCCTGCGGAACGAACAGCCAGAGTTGCGCACCGCCGGCTGAGGTCTCGACCGCCTGCGTATCCCTCGGACGCTTCGCGGGCAGTTTGTTGGGATCGTTCGAGAAAACGACCGTCTTGCGCGGCCGATCCGGCGACTGCTCAAGCGGGACTGAGATCGGCTTGTTCGCCTTAGGATTCTTCACCGGCTCGGCAGCGGGCGTACGGCCAGGGATCTCCGGGAGCAACGCCTCGCCGTCGATCGTCGCCAAAGAAAGCATCACCGTTCGCCACTGGGCGTCTACATCGGGAAACACCGCCGGGTTCGTGGCCAAACGGAAGAAAAGCTTGTGGTTGGTGCGACTGTAGAGTAGGCCGGTAAGCGAAACTCGCTCTGCTCCGGCGCGATCCCGGGTTCGGGTCTGGGTCAACAGCAGGGGAACTCCCATCAGGTCCTCTTGCCACTGGCGATCGAGGGTACGGCCCGAGCCCTGCACCGCCTCACGTTGGTAGGTCTGCCACTGGTCGGTGGATTCAAAAAATGTCATGTCTAGAAGCTCGATGGTGGCCGCGCGTCGATCCTTGCCTACCGGCACCGTGATGAGCGTCTTCTTCTTCTGGGTCTTCACGTCCCAAAGGGCCGGGTGGTTGAACTTGAGCCCGAGATTCGGGTCAATGAAGACCTTCATCTTGGGTGGTGTCGTCAAGACACAAAAGAGGACAGAGGCAGTCAACATCGACATAGGACCTTAGTTACGGACGGGCTTGACACGGCACGAGCATCACAAAGCGTGCGCCTTTTCCTTGGACCCCAGATTCGATGACCTGGCCGCCGTGTGCCTCCAGGATACCTTTCACGATGCTTAGTCCCAGGCCCATCCCCTTCACGCGTGAGCTGTAAAACGGCGTGAAGATCAAATTCTTGCGCTCGAATTCGATGCCTGGCCCCTGGTCTTCAATGACGACTTCAACGTACTTACGGCTACGATCGAGACGCGCCTGGGCGACGACCTCCGCATTGGCCCAGTCAGTCGTCACCGTCAACTCCCCTTCCTCGACGAAGTTCAGAGAATTCTCGACGATCTCGCTGACCGCACGCCGGAACTTTGCGGCGTCGAGCACCACCTGAGGCAAGTCCGCCGTCAGCCGGAACACGAGCCGAACCGGCGTTCGGCGAGGAAACACTTCTTCGACCGCTTCCCTAACAATCGCATTGAAGTCGGCTGGTGCCTTGCTCAGTTGTGTCGCCGAAACGAAATCTCGGAATTCCTGAAGAATCTCTTCGAGCCGCGAGATCTGCACGCGAAGGCTCCCGTGGACATCTTGCAGCGCTTTGCGGTCCAGCTCGGGTTCACCCAAGAGATGGCCGATCTCATTGGCATCACCCTGGATCGCAAATACGCGATTGCCGATCATGTGGCTACTCTTTGCGGAGAGCTCGCCCCAGGCGGCCATGCGCTCGATGCTGATGATTCGCCGCATTGCCCGGATTCCTTCCAGTCCATACGCGACCTCTTCGGCGATCGCGCCCAGAATCCGCTGATCGTCTTCGGTGAACCGGTTGTCGTGATAAGGGTTCTCGCTCGCGCGGCGGATGACCCGGACAACCCCAATGCAGTCGCCGCGCGAGATAACTGGAACGGCGAGATAGCTCGCGATCTGCTCGCCGGGGATTTCCAGGAGTCTGCCGCGCCAGCGCGGATCCGTCTGCGGCTGATTCAGCCGGAGCGGTGTCGCCTCGCGAGCAACCCAACCCGTCAAGCCGTCCCCTGGTTCGTATCCGACCAGTCCCACTCGATCCGCTAAGATGCCGGTCGCCGCCCGCAGGACAAAACTGCCGTCCGCCGCCGAGCGCAAGAAGATTGCGCAGGAAGTGAAACGCAGCTTGTCATCCGCAATTCGGAGGAGCTGCTCCAGGAGCTCGTCTTCGGTCGTCGCCTGCTCGACTGCCGTGCTGATCTCGATCAAGGCGTCCGTCTGATCCCGGAGCGCTGCACGCGCAATGACGTGTCCCGCCAGCGCAGCGACCCCTTCGGCGATGTCGACCTCCTCTTCGCCGTACCAATCAGGCTGGTCGCTTTCGACATTCAAAACCGCGCGAATGCGGCCAAATCGATCTTGAATGGGAATCGCGACCTCACTTTTGCTGCTGCTGAAGAGGTCCTGATACAGCGGCTCCTCATCGACGTTGGCGGCGACGTAGCTCGCCCCTTTCGCCGCGACATAGCCCACGATGCCGCCCCCCTGCTTCGCTCCCAGCTTGATGAGCTTGCCCAGAATCTCATCGCTGATGTCCTTCCCCGCGCCGTGAGTTAGGATCATCGCGCCGAGCTCATCGTTCATGCGCGCGAGTAGAACGTTGCGCGAACGAGTGAGCGCAACCGCCCCCGCGCACAGCAACTGCAGCGCCTCGTGCGTGCTCGGTTCTCGGTTCACCTGCAAAGACAGTTCGGTCAGACTTCGGAGCGACCCCATGAACCTGGATGCTACCTTTTGGCTTCACCGAGTAACCTTAGGCCGATGAACGGCACCCTCATGGAATCGGAAATTTACCAGCAACCAGAGCAACTGGCGCACAATGCTGCCGCGTACTTCGATAGCGTCCGCGAGGGGCTCAAGGGTCATGACTACCAGATGGTGCTGCTCGCCGCGCGCGGTTCGAGCGACAATGCCGCCCTGTACGCGCGGTATCTCATCGAAATCCATCTCCGCATCCCGGTTTCGCTCGCCGCTCCGTCGGTCATTACCAAGTTCGGCTCGGACATGCGCTTCCCCAAGTGTCTGGCTGTGGGCATCTCGCAATCGGGTGCGGCTCCGGACGTCGCGGAAGTCCTGAACTTCATGCGTGCGAGCGGACATGGCACACTCGCCATCACCAACACGCCCGGCTCGCGATTGACCGAAGAGGCCGAACACACGATCCTGCTCAACGTAGACGCCGAGAAGAGCGTGGCCGCCACCAAGACTTACACGGCATCGCTGCTCGCGCTTTACCAAGCGGTCCGTGCACTGGGTGCGAATCTGCCCGACCCGGCCGGTCATCTGCCCGACGCCTCCTGGCTGCAACGGACCCGCGACGAGGCCGAGGAGGCGTTCGGCATCCTCAATCGACAGACTGTCCGATTCTCGCTCGGACGGGGATTCAGCTTCGCGACCTGCTGCGAGAGCGCGCTGAAGCTCATGGAATGCGCCCTGCTTCCCTGCAAGGCATACTCCACCGCGGATTTTCAGCACGGCCCCAAGGCGCTCGCTGGACCGGAGAGCACCGCCATTGTCTACGGCGAAGCCCCCAGCGGACTGACTGACTTCGGATGCGTGCCCATCTACGCACCACAGAGCGACCGTGCCGAGCTCGCGCCCCTGTCGGATGTACTCTTTGGACAGTGGCTCGCGCTCTTCACCGCACGCTCACGCAACCTTGATCCGGATACGCCGCGCAACCTCAGCAAAGTGACGCTGACGTTGTAAGGTTAGTCCTTGCGGAGGTTTACGAACCGGGCATAGCTGGGCTGGAACCCAAGCACGACTTTGCCGGTCGGGCCGTTGCGGTGCTTGGCGATGATGACTTCAGATTCTTCGACACGGTCGGCATCAAAATTCTCCTCCGCGCCCTCTTCCTTGGCCTTGTAGTAAGAGTCGCGGTAGATAAACATGACGAGGTCGGCTTCTGCTTCGATCGATCCCGACTCGCGGATGTCGCTGAGCATCGGTCGCTTGTCCTCGCGAGCTTCAACACCGCGGCTAAGCTGACTGAGCGCGACCACCGGAACCTCAAGCTCCTTCGCAAGCGCTTTGAGCCCGCGCGCGATCTCACTCACCTCTTGCACGCGGTTCTCCGCCCGACGGCTGGAACGCATGAGCTGCAAATAGTCCACCACGACCATCGCCAAACCGCCATCCTGCTTCAACCGGCGACACTTCCCACGCATCTCCATCGGCGAGATTTCGCTGGAGTCGTCGATGAAGATCGGCAACGTATACAGCGACTCACACGCGTCGGCAAGCTTCTGGTAGGTCTCGTCGGGTAGCCGATCCCGCTTCAAGACTCCCATACTGACGCGGCTGATCATCGAGAGCATTCGGCGCACCAACTGTTGAGCACCCATTTCGATCGAGAAGATCGCCACGTTCCCCTTGTTCTCGCGGGCAACATTGAGCGCAAAGTTGAGCGCAAGCGACGTCTTTCCCATCGAGGGGCGCGCGGCCAGCACGGTAAAGTCTCCCCCGTAAAAGCCGCCGGTCATCTTGTCCAGGTCGAAGAACCCGCTCGGGTGACCCAGCACTGCCTGGCCGGTCTCAAAGAACTCATCGATCTGGATGAAGAAGTCCTTCGCGACCGATCGGATCGGCTGGAGCTCCTTGCCGAGGCGTTGACGTCCGACTTGGAAAATGAGCCCCTCGGCTTGGTCTACCTTCTCGTTCGCCGTCGCCTCGCCGTCATGAGTGAGCTGAACGATTTGGTGGCCCGCATCCTCCAATCTTCGCAGCGTCGCTTTGTCCAGGACGATTCCCGCGTAATGCTCGGCGTTGCTCGCGCTCGGGACGCTCTCGGCGATCTGAATAAGATAGTCCGTTCCACCTACATTGGGAAGCAGGCCACGTTCTTGGAGCTCGTTCTTGACCGTGACGAGGTCAACCGCCCGAGAGTGTGAGGCGAGTTGATAGATGGACTTGAAGATCTCGCGATGCGCGGGCGAGTAGAAATCACCGTCCTTGAGCATGCCAATGACGTCGTCGCACGCCTTCTCATTGAGGAGCATGGCACCCAGCGCGCACATCTCCGCCTCAAGGCTGTGGGGCGGGACATAGTCGTCAAAGCGGGTCACTGCGGCCATTGGAAGACACTATTATGGAGCCCCCTCAAGCCTCCGTTTGGGTTATCCCCAGGTTACACAGAAAATTCGTGTGGACTACTCGCCAGGGACCGCTTGTTTGAACGTGAGGGTGAGATTCGCGGGGCACTTGGCGGTAGACCAAATCGATCCCCGCAACTGCCCGAACGATGGAATCCCCAAGCGTCCCTTCCCTTGCGACCGAAACTCGAAACTCGCGGGCTTTCCAGGTTGACGCGGCCGGAGTTTCAGCGTCACGCGGTTCGTTTTTCGATCGAACCTCGCCGAATGAACGGTGACGTTCTCCAGCCGGGTTAGGTACCCCGGAGCGCGGCGGTTGGCAATCTCTGCGATGACGTTCGCGCCGACCCAAGCGTGCACGGGGTTTTTCATGGTGCCGCGCACCATCTCGGTCAACTTTGCGGTCGATTCACCCAGTCGCAACCTCGCATAGATATGGGGGAAGTTCACATATCCGGAGTTGCCATTGTAGGTGCACTGAAACGGGTACTTGTGGTTGCCGTCCTTCCAGTTCGGATAGGCCCGCTCGTAGTCGCTCAGGAACTGCTCCAGTCCGCGACGCCCATCGCTCAAGTACAGATCGAACATCTCGGGTTGTGCACCACTGCCGCTCAGGAGTGTCGTCGGTCCCCAAGGGTCGGTCGTCCCTTCGGGCACCCGGGTCACCCCCTCACGCTCGTGGAAACCCAGTGCAACACTCGTCGGTCCGATCAATCCCCAATCGCGCGCGTACTTCGTGAATCCAAACCGAGCAATCGAGGCAATGCCGACATGGCATAATTGATTCAAGGCCTGGTTCTCGACCTTGGTGTCGCCGACCAATCTCGCAAGTTTCAGCCTCGCCGCGAGGCCCACGTAGTACGCGCACATGGGGTCGCCGGTGCCGGTCGAGTATCCGTGATCCGCGTTACAGGTGGTCATCCACGCCCAATCGGTCGCTGCATCCATGAACTCAAACACACGGTTCAGATCCGACCAAACACCTTTCACGTCAATCGGCTCGGCGAGCGACCGCTGGTAGGTTCCGTACACCGGCAGCGCATTGCCCCACTCGATGTCGTACTTGTAGGGCCCTTCTCCATCGATCTTGTAAGTCCAAGGGTAGGTAAGCCCCGTAGATGGCTCAGTCTCAAGCATCCACGGGCGCACGGCCTGGTCGGTACGGTAAGGCGGCATGGTAAAGACCTCGTTCCACCGAAGTGCAGCGAGCGCCTTGGTGCGCAGATCTCCCGGTAACAAATCACCCGCCATCACCGCCGGGGCGGCACGCGAGTAGCACAGATCCACCGCGTTTGTGGCCCACTTCATGTCGAGCGAACCAAAAATCTTGCGCATCCAGCCGGTTTCTTCGGCGGTAGGCTCAGGAGCGATCAGGACGCGATCGTCGATGGGCGGTATGGGCAGATCGTAGAGCAGCTCCGAGCCCCGCACGTACCAGAGTGGACCTGCGAGCGTGGGTCGGCCTGTCCTGTTGACAGCGCCTAGAATCGTTGCCCGCGAGCCCGACTCGATGGCCTGCGCCAGCACCGGCGGAACGGCGATACGAGGGCCTTTGCCGATGATCTTGAATCGCTGAAACCCGGGTCGAGCCCCACTGACCATAACGGGTGCCGAGACCGGCGAGCTCCAGTCAAGGGGAAGCGCGGCCGCCGCATCCGGCTTCTGCTGCCGCAGATCGAGTCCATAGGGGAACCCGATCTGAATCGTTGGCTCATGTCGTCCACTCAGGGTCACACGATCGCCATCGAATTCGATCCGGGTCCCATCCAGCGGATGGATCCGGAGCGGAAGTTCCATCCCCGAGTCATGGAGCAACCAAACGTCTCCGCCCACCTTCTGCGCCCGGTAACCCGCGGGGAAGATGCGCAGATCTGACCGGCCCTCGAACGAAACGCGCAGGTACGGCTCGGTCAAGTTCAGTTGAATCTCTCGAACTTGGCCCACTATCGGTGAGAACGAGAGGTGCTTGCGCGAGCGATCTATGGCCGTAACCTTTGGCTCGCCAGCTTGCCAAGCGACTTTCGTATGCCCAATTGCAATGGGGGCGGTGAACCCGGTCGGGTTCGTCAATAGGGTCAGCAGCCCGTCTTCGTGGATCCGGCCAAACCGGCCAAACTCAGCCGGTTGGGCCGCGAGCGATATTAAGAGGGCCACCGCAAACATGGTGGCCTCAGTTTAACTCGCTAGGCGCTCAGGTCGAGCGGGCGGTGCTTGCGCTTTCGCAAGACCCCGAACAACCGCGTCAAAATCGAGACTCGCTCTTCCGGCTCTCGGGCAATGATATCGATGATGGCCGGGCACTGGAGCACGATCTCGTGCAATGCGGTCATGATCGTGTCCGCGTCGGTATCGAACTCTCCGCGCCATCCACAGACGAGGCATGAGCCGTTCCGTTTCGCATTGAGTGAGCCGCAAAGCGGACAGCACTTCAGGGCATGCAATGGCAAGCCAGGACTGACGGTGCGAATTGGAAGATTCGGATGGCGTTTTGCTTGCATGCTACAGGTATAGAAGTCGGTAGATTGGGTTTAGTTCCCCATGGCGACGCACGACGTTTTTCCGCACGGTCCGCTCCCTCCGCTCAACCCCGACCGCACCTGGACATTCGATCATGGTGACTGCCTGTATCGAAATGCCGACGGACACCGCGTAGTCGGCGACTGCGAGGCCACTCACTACTTAGAATTCCGGTCTGCGAGTGAGCTCTGGCTGCGTGACGAGGCGAGTGGTGCCCGGACCGCGGTCGCAGTCGGGGAGGGTCGCGCGGAGGTCTCCCGCATTCCGCACTGTCGATGGGATGAATCGCAACTTGTCCCGCTGCGCGCGCTGGCTGCTGACGACTTGGGGTCTGCCAAAGCGGCCGGTCTGAGCGAATGCCGAATGTTGTCCTCAGGCGGCAAGACCCATGCACACCGACAGCACCTAGGCCGCTTGGAGTGGGTACTGGAAGTACCAGAACGCTGCAACGGGTTACGGCTGGCTCGACTTTACGATCGCTTCCACGGACGGCAACGGGCCCGCGTGCTTATCGATGGCGAGGAAATCGCTTGGTGGTACGAGCCCGAAGAAGACCGGATCGACCGGTGGGCGGTCAGCGTTCTCGACGTCCGATGCTGGCTCAGCGGGCCGGTCAATCTCACGCTGGATCCACCCGCGGGAGCCACGCTTTGGGACTTCGCCGCGCTCGCGGTCTGGGCTGCTTGTGAGCTAGACTCTGAGCGATGATCCTGCAAGAAGTGCTCCATGCCCACATCCCGGTGCTGACTCAGCAGAGCACGTTGCGCGACGCCATCGACAAGATGGACATCTACCAGTTTCCTGCGCTGGTGATTGTCGACCAAGGTCCCTCGCCAGTGGCCGTCATCACCGAAGGCGACATTGCCCGGGCCGTTCAGGGTGTGGGCAACCTCACAAGCCTCGCGGCCCTGCCCGCCATCGGCTACGGAACTGCGAACCCGACCACTGCGCCGATCGGAATGGAGATCTCCGACGCGCTTCACCTCATGCTCATGAGCGGCCTCACCATCCTGCCGGTCGTCGATGGCGATATCTTCCGAGGTGTGGTGCTGCGGGTGGACCTGATGCAGGCCGTGCTGCTGGATGGCAATATCCCCGAGCCCAAGAGCTAAGCGCAGCGATCTTCGTCGTCCGCCTCACGTAGAAACACCTATGAACACCGTCGTTGCGCTCACCGTTGGACAAAAGTTTCCCGAATTTTCGCTGCTAGACCAAGACGGAAACACCGTAGGCCCAGCCGATCTCGCCGGCGCACCTGCAATCATCTACTTCTATCCCAAGGACGACACCTCGGGCTGCACTGCCGAGGCTTGCGACTTCCGTGATTCGCTCCCTCGATTCCAAGGCGCGCGAGTCATCGGGGTATCCCCGGACTCCGTCCGCTCACACAAGAAGTTCGCCGAGAAGTACGCGCTCCCCTTCACGCTCCTGGCCGATCCGGAGCACGCCCTGCTGCAAGCCGCTGGCGTTTGGGTCGAAAAGTCGATGTACGGACGCAAGTACATGGGTGTCGAGCGCACGACCGTGTTGGTGGATGCCAATGGCACAGTGGTGAGAGTCTGGAGCAAGGTGAAAGTGCCCGGCCACGCGACCGAGGTTCAGGAAGCTGTCGCTTCGTTGGGCTGACCCAGTGTCATAATGCTCGTACCGTGAGCGACCTAAAGACACAGATCACTGAGTTGGCGCACCTGATGGAGGAGTTCGGCCTCGATCAGGCTAAGCTGAAGGGCGAGGACTGGAAGATCGAGTTCTCGCGGCTGGGTCCCGCCGCGGTTGCACCGGTGTCCGCCGCGACGCCAACCCAGGACGCTCCCCGCGCCGCGCGCCAAGCGGAGCGTCCGAAGCCAGCTCCCAAGGCTGCCCCGGCAGGAACACCCATCACGAGCCCGATGATGGGGATTTATTACTCCTCGCCCAGTCCAGGAACGCCACCCTTCGTGAAGCTGGGAGACACAGTCACCGCCGGGCAGGTCATCGGT
This genomic interval carries:
- a CDS encoding SIS domain-containing protein, with translation MNGTLMESEIYQQPEQLAHNAAAYFDSVREGLKGHDYQMVLLAARGSSDNAALYARYLIEIHLRIPVSLAAPSVITKFGSDMRFPKCLAVGISQSGAAPDVAEVLNFMRASGHGTLAITNTPGSRLTEEAEHTILLNVDAEKSVAATKTYTASLLALYQAVRALGANLPDPAGHLPDASWLQRTRDEAEEAFGILNRQTVRFSLGRGFSFATCCESALKLMECALLPCKAYSTADFQHGPKALAGPESTAIVYGEAPSGLTDFGCVPIYAPQSDRAELAPLSDVLFGQWLALFTARSRNLDPDTPRNLSKVTLTL
- the dnaB gene encoding replicative DNA helicase, with the translated sequence MAAVTRFDDYVPPHSLEAEMCALGAMLLNEKACDDVIGMLKDGDFYSPAHREIFKSIYQLASHSRAVDLVTVKNELQERGLLPNVGGTDYLIQIAESVPSASNAEHYAGIVLDKATLRRLEDAGHQIVQLTHDGEATANEKVDQAEGLIFQVGRQRLGKELQPIRSVAKDFFIQIDEFFETGQAVLGHPSGFFDLDKMTGGFYGGDFTVLAARPSMGKTSLALNFALNVARENKGNVAIFSIEMGAQQLVRRMLSMISRVSMGVLKRDRLPDETYQKLADACESLYTLPIFIDDSSEISPMEMRGKCRRLKQDGGLAMVVVDYLQLMRSSRRAENRVQEVSEIARGLKALAKELEVPVVALSQLSRGVEAREDKRPMLSDIRESGSIEAEADLVMFIYRDSYYKAKEEGAEENFDADRVEESEVIIAKHRNGPTGKVVLGFQPSYARFVNLRKD
- a CDS encoding CBS domain-containing protein, with translation MILQEVLHAHIPVLTQQSTLRDAIDKMDIYQFPALVIVDQGPSPVAVITEGDIARAVQGVGNLTSLAALPAIGYGTANPTTAPIGMEISDALHLMLMSGLTILPVVDGDIFRGVVLRVDLMQAVLLDGNIPEPKS
- a CDS encoding peroxiredoxin; protein product: MNTVVALTVGQKFPEFSLLDQDGNTVGPADLAGAPAIIYFYPKDDTSGCTAEACDFRDSLPRFQGARVIGVSPDSVRSHKKFAEKYALPFTLLADPEHALLQAAGVWVEKSMYGRKYMGVERTTVLVDANGTVVRVWSKVKVPGHATEVQEAVASLG